The proteins below come from a single Candidatus Nanopelagicales bacterium genomic window:
- a CDS encoding integrase core domain-containing protein — protein sequence MDLVDHAVDQGWTVTACLDYLGLPPARYYRWAVRAAVDRLDDLPVGGHPVHGLLPDEVEAIIDVFEQWSDVDRSHRKLAHRGSYEGRFWASPATVRRVLSLSGKRFRSLPRPARGHKRPFPNWLTYRPNQVWIHDTTHFTRAEMAVLIIMDLVSRKWISTVVSAQETSVQVELGFTMALRAEGIDDVLAARQADMDSGWHGPHLPVLLAMSDNGPQMRSGDTAEFMALCSIVQHFGRPGTPKDQAWIESFNGHLKGEHPHLTKIADPATLRAELDIIQVHYNTVRLHEGIGYVTPDDEHTGRGEAIRAARRDGLQAARRRRLATHRSARQTGNPTAPE from the coding sequence TTGGACTTGGTCGACCACGCGGTCGACCAGGGGTGGACGGTGACCGCGTGTCTGGACTATCTGGGGCTGCCGCCGGCCCGCTACTACCGTTGGGCGGTTCGGGCGGCCGTGGACAGGCTGGACGACCTGCCCGTGGGCGGGCACCCGGTCCACGGGCTGCTGCCCGACGAAGTCGAGGCGATCATCGACGTGTTCGAGCAGTGGTCCGACGTTGACCGCTCCCACCGCAAACTGGCCCACCGCGGCTCGTATGAGGGCAGGTTCTGGGCTTCACCGGCCACGGTGCGCCGCGTGCTGTCATTGTCAGGTAAGCGTTTCCGCTCCCTGCCCCGTCCGGCACGGGGACACAAGAGGCCGTTCCCGAACTGGTTGACTTACCGGCCGAACCAGGTGTGGATCCACGACACAACCCACTTCACCCGAGCCGAGATGGCCGTGCTGATCATCATGGATCTGGTGTCAAGGAAATGGATCTCAACAGTCGTGTCCGCCCAGGAGACGTCGGTGCAGGTCGAGCTGGGGTTCACCATGGCACTGCGGGCTGAGGGGATCGACGACGTTCTCGCGGCACGCCAAGCCGACATGGACTCCGGGTGGCACGGCCCCCACCTGCCCGTGCTGCTGGCCATGAGCGACAACGGACCCCAGATGCGGTCCGGGGACACCGCCGAATTCATGGCCCTGTGCTCGATCGTCCAGCACTTCGGCCGACCCGGCACACCCAAAGACCAAGCCTGGATCGAATCGTTCAACGGTCACCTGAAAGGCGAGCACCCCCACCTCACCAAGATCGCCGACCCGGCTACCCTACGCGCCGAACTGGACATCATCCAGGTCCACTACAACACCGTGCGCCTGCACGAAGGCATCGGCTACGTCACACCCGACGACGAGCACACCGGCCGTGGCGAGGCCATCAGAGCCGCCCGCCGCGACGGGCTTCAAGCCGCACGCCGACGCCGACTTGCAACGCACCGCTCCGCACGTCAAACTGGAAACCCAACCGCCCCCGAATGA